A window of Nicotiana sylvestris chromosome 8, ASM39365v2, whole genome shotgun sequence genomic DNA:
TTTGCTATACTTGATAATGTGGCTTTTTCTGCAATATATTTTATTTGATATATGCTAAACATTCGTGGAAGAAACACTGTTGTATTCTTTGAATGTACAGTGCTCGGTCACAAGCTTCTTGTGCTGTCGGATATTTGTTACTTCAGCTCAACGGCCCTGCAGGGCTGAGTGACTTTGTGCAGACTAAAACGGAGTCCTTCAAGTAATATCTCATAGTAGCCACTTAGGAATAAGGAATGAGTAGAAAGCTCCAGTATGACATCTCCAGCTAGAAACATCAgttaagaaaaagaacaagaagcATGTCCCCTATATCTGCTAAGTATTGGCAGGTGGAAAAACATCCTTAGCATATTTGAACTGTCCAATAGCATATTGTTTCTAGAGATGCATGTCCATGCATTGATTGCTAGGCTATTTTTTCTGATCAAAAGCTGAGCTGTTCTAGTGATATGTCATTGTAGGTCAACCATTCGAGAAAAGATCATTCCTCATGCTGTGTCTTGGTTTACTGGAGAGGCTGTTCCCATTGacgatgaagaagaagaacaagaagtaGAAGAAGATGACGACGGTGATGATGAGGAAGAGGAATATTATGTAGAAGAGAATGATGAATAAGAGGATGATGAGAATGAGAATGAGAAAGGGAATGAAAGAAATGTAAAGAACACCAATAAGGTAAATATTTCTTTCACCACCTCCCATTTCCCTCCCTCATGTGCTAAgatattctgagatgttgcttcATTAGATGTTTAACCTTACTGCTATTATTGTGATTGCTTGCAAATGTTGGATATTAAAATCTGGATTTTAGTCCATCCTCTTGTTATTGACCATACTGCTATGATAATGCTGGTGTGTCAAAGAGCATATTAAATTTGAATTTTGGTTCATTTTCTTGTTATATTTCCTTCTCTTAGTCTATATAACACATTTCTTCACTTTTGATAATTGCAGGGGGATGGCATTGCAGAAACTAGCGGGCACTAGTAGTTTGAGTAGCCCCTCAGATTTTGTGTTGTGTGTTGTGGAAACCATTTGTTTAATgtattaaatttatttatttatcgaCAATCCCTATTTTTGAACAAGCAGCTCAATGGTTTATCAAGCAATTTAGCTGGTTCACGAACTTGCAATTTTGATATTATTGGTTTGACATGTGAGACAATTCCTATTTGTAGCAAATTGGTAAACATACGTCTTCCTGATAAGTGAAAACTGTCATTTTTGTTCATTCCTCATTTGTCTTTTACAAATATTTCAACTCTCAGACATTGTTATGAATCTTTGGTATCCAAAAGATCAACTAATCATTGTCATCATATCATACATTACACCTTTCACACTACCATGTCTCACATAGTTTATGCCCAACCAAATTCATAAGGGCAATCACTTTCTACAAAAAGAATATTTCcttaaaaatattttcctccattCAAGCAAAAATTTTGCAAGAAAATAGTCTACTGTAAGGAGAAAGGAACTACAATGTGGGTAACTTTGAAAGTTTTGATTTTTATTGTGAACCAAAAGTGAAAAGAATCTGGACATGTTTACAACATTGTATGTTTGTTACCTTTGTGGCTATCAAAATGCATCTTTACCAAGTAAGCCTAATCTAATTTGGTCTTTGTATTGATTTTGCTATTGACCTGAAACACCCTTATGCTATAATCCACTCCAATTCATGAACTTTTTCACCTCATCATATAACACTAAAACAGCTGCTGCGCCGGTACTTCTGAAAATATTCGAGAGAGCTCCACGGTAAAATGAAGTAAATCCTTCTGTCTTGTAAATCCTCCGCCAACAATCCAATGTGTTTCTGTACATTGGCTTCTCCAAGCCAGATTGCATCATCATTCGCCTCCGAACTGTATCCAATGGATAGGACAATAGGCCAGCAGATGTTGTGACAGCTTGAGCTACCACCCATCGTTTCCATAATGGTACCTCTGCTTCAGAATTCTCGGCCATCTTGTCTTTCAAGGTGTCGAAACCCCCAAAATAAAGCCCTCTGTGAACAATCATTCCATGAAGAGATGCAGGAAGCCCCCTGTAAATGCCTCGAATCCCGTCTTTCTCGTGTATTGTCCTCAGAAAGTGGTAAATGCCACGGAACTGACGAGTTTCATACCTACCAAGGTCAGCTGCGAGCCGTGTATGTGCAATATCTAGTGGATAAATGATGATCAACGTTGTACATCCAGCTGCAGACCCAGCAACAAAATTAGCCGATGAACCAGCCAAAAGGTGACCATCTCGAAAGTTGCTGTGTAAGATATTCCTATAGAGATCCTGTGTTCAGAAAAGCATGCCATCAGTTCTTGAGACAAAATCTCTTCAATCCTCACTCAAAGTTATGTAATACATTACAGAAGCTCTAGGGGATATTGATGGAAAAGATAATGAAAGATCTAAAACAAATAGCCATGTCCCTCACGACAGGATGCATGAGCAATTCCATATCAACCACTATGGGTCATTTCTACAGTAATTCATAGTAGTAATATATTGTGCAGAAAATTATCAACAATCATCGTTTGCATATGACATGGTTGGTTCTTTAAAATCAGAAATAGGTTGCAGATGCCTTGAGATGGTTGTAAGTTTATAAAAGACACTTCTTTATTAAATGTGTATGGGTGTGTTAAAAGAGAGGAAAATAGGCAGTAGATATGAAATTCCTAGTCAATCACATGATGAAAATagtctctctttttttctttttcttttttaaaaaaaaaaactgttcCTGACTCAAAGCTCACTGCACGTAGAGGACAACTAGGAGAGAAAATAACAGGATCTCATAGTATTGCTGACTGTAATAACTACCCCTAAAAGGTTTGGTAtaaaatgaagcacatatattttgtgtggctataaatcattgcataaagtaaattatttccaaatatggAAAGGAGTCATTCCTTTTGGCACggattaaaaaggaaataggttcacataaattgaaatggagggagtagtaTATAATGGATTTAACATGTCAGAAAACAATGAAGTAGAGAAGggtctctctctttttttctttttcttttttgataaggTCAGGAGAAGGGTCTCTTTCCTTTCAACAAAGAAATGATTTGTAACTTATGGTGTAATTGTTTTCCGATTCCTAAGCGAGCAGATAATCGAGGAAATAATTTTCAATACAGACTATGATGATGTAAACTAATGCCATTGAAATGCGTGTTATATAGTGTACTAACAAGATTCATGAATCCCCATTGTCCAATGACCTTTCACATGAGAATCCAGAAGACGGAAGACAGAAAAACAGGTGAAACATGCAgctcaaaactcaaaaatcctTTTGCAAAGTCATCCCACAGATTTCTTGTATCAAGATACTTGCCCGCAACCGCAAGAACAAGAAGTGTGACAGATTTCAGCTTTACAGCCCTAACTCAAGCAAATATAGCAATGGATTAAGTTCTTTAAAGACTTTATCTTTTGTATATAGAAATATTTCCGAGCCATCCTTAGTGCTGTCAATTCATCTTTTCAATTTAGCTTCATATGATAGTGGAATGTGTTAATTAGGGTACTTAGACTTAAGCAGAAGATTCAAAATaaatcttttcttttctataaccAAGAAATCCCCTGTGGGTTAGCTGGCTCGTGCCCAGTTGGCACACAGATTTGATACTCAGGGGTATGGGCCTTCCACAGTCTACCCTCCTCCAACTTAAATATCACTTTGGTCAGCGGCAGGTTCGAACATGTAACATGCGCCTACCACACATCCTGCATCATACTTCCTTCACAGCTGAACCGACATCAAAGGGGGCGCGCGGTCTGAAATAAATCTTGGGTGTATTCAATCCAATGGCAAATGTTACATACAGATGCAAGCGGAACATTAACACTTGGCAAAGGCCTCCCTCTTCCTTCTCCTTCTTTATCCTTTTAACTTCTTATTTCTCTTTCTATTATTACTACTGTTTTGCTTTTTCATTTAGCAAACTTTTAGCTTTGGTACTTCCAATCTAGCCAGTGCGGTGAAGTCCAGACTGGAGAGGACTGATGGCCATTGCTTTTCCAAATGAACATGAAAGAAGGGATTGGAATGGAGTAGGGTAGAGTATAACCTGCCACATGTAGAGTAAAGTGGCACGACGATGGGGAGATGTTACTCGGGTGCAGGGGAAGAGAACCTTTCAAAGAAGGCAAGTCGAGGTGGGACAGAGTGAAGTGAGCAAAATCAGAACAAGGGCTCCAGTTTCTCTTCACATTAGCGCTTCATCCCTCTCCCTTTACAGCAGCATGTCCACTGTGCCGAAAATACCACCCACAGGTGGCACTTATTTCCACCCTCATCCTTAACAACCTCTCCTTCAAGTCCCTCCACTTTCCCAAGTTTTTCTCCATAGAAAATTCCTCAAACCAAACTCTTTCAACCATCCGAGACAAATCCCTTGTACGGAAGAAATTGAATGCAGGGGATCGAGATTGCTGCAACCAACCCGAAGAAGAAAAGAGTTGATAAAAGATGAGAAGAATTTTACAGCTAAAACTACATAGTCTAGTTTCTAGAGGAGGTTGATGCTGGATTCATAAACTTTCTTCCAAGAATGATTGGTAAAAGGTCTTTAAATGAAATTCCAGATGAAGGGTATGAGGGCAGATTGATAGTGAGTTATCGAGCCTCAGGAACAGAAGCGGGATAAGACAAAACTGTCCCATTGCCATTGTTACCTAAAAGCCTCTTCTCCAAAAAAGTAACCCAGCatttaagaaaataaagaaactatATATGATTGAGCAGACATCTATCCAACTAGAAAAGTTATACTTGAACACGGAAAGGTCATCAGATGGAAGGAAGTTGATTTCCTGCTGAACGAAAGCTGATTTTGTTTACAGCGTCATGTTTCCAGAAGCATAAAATTGATGTGGTTTTTCATTTTCTGATACCTCAGAAACAACAGCTTTTTGCTTAGCAATTTAAAGACAAAGGGATGACCAAAGAGTGGACTTGATGTTTACATCTAGAGAGATGGGAAGGAGTTGGAAGCAGGCGCCAGATTAGTGATAACTATTGAGAAGGACAAAAACAAAAGACTAAAACTTGGATCTTACTCACAGTTGATTCCAGACAATGTTCGCTTTCATAGACAACGCTATGCAAAAAGCCTGATATTGTATTAAGAGCAAAGACCTTGAGATGCATTTTTATAGACCAAAGATATTGTTCCTTGAGTTTTGAGCTGcttgaaagaaaagaaagcatCTAGGGTGGTAAATAGCATGTCTTTTAGGTTATGCATCAATTCATGATGCTGCATGACAAGCTACCTGCAATCTTCTTACATTCATGCAATTTAAGCCTcaatttgttttcatttttatatttcctTCCATATGGGTACTTCGCGGAGCTACATTTTCCTTTCATTGAGCTCTTACATTTTAATCGATAATGGTGTTGTCCGAACTAGCTTGGCACACCTCGACTATTTCACCGGGTATCTACTGCTTCACACCAGCATAAATACTTGGTAAATCTGCTTACCAAAGCTTAGACAGATGAGAACAAATCATCTTGTTTTTTTTTGTCTCTGCTGGGATTGCACCCACTACACTAGTCACTAGGTCACACTCTGGGTGCCTATCTAGCTCTTATATTAAGATACATAATAAGAATCTATATACAATATAGTAAAGCAACAACGAAAAATAATTAACAAATTTATGCATAACTTTCAAAGTAAGAGATCTTAGCATTTTATTGGCacttgattagtttataattgTTGACATTTTCCTACTCAACATTCCAAAAATCAAGACCTAAATAATAGCTTGCCCCTCTAAAACCTACCCCCACCCAGTAAGTTTGTACCTCCATTCAACTATGCAGCTATCCTCTGAACATTATGTTCTTGATAATCaagtaattttattaatataCACCAAAATGGTTTTGAGCATACAAATACATACGTTACAAGTACGTTGTGAACACCCAGGAAACAAATCGAACAATCTATATAACAATGATACCCTCGATAcaccaaaaaattaattaaatgagagGGAGCAGTTGATTTTTGACAAAGAGCTCTCAAATCCTTCAGAGGTCTTATATTCTTTCTCTTGGTACCAGCCAAAGAATGCATGACGAAACTGTCTTAACATTTTTCCTCCTTGCATCTAACTTGTTCGGTCTCCAACCACCCATGAATCACCTACTCTTTTAGCATTGAAAATCTTTATTTTCCATAACAAAAACCATATGAATCTTGTTCGGCCAGTAGATTGTAGTATGACTTCAAAGAGAACTTTTGAGAGATCAACCTCTAAAAGTCTCTCTGAGAAGTCATGCTACCCTGTCCTCTAAACCATTCAAAAAAAGAACCACATTCTGTAGGCATTTGTTACTTTCTTCCAATACAGCCAACATTTCAAAACTTCAGCATACTTTTTCTCAAGACTACCAAAGAAAAATATAGCTTCCATTTCATGAAATCAAGAGACTGTATGCCTTTATTCACCTTGACAGAACAGAATTCCAAACTCTTAATCAGCTATAAACACTCACATTTACCAATATAAAGAACTGTCAAATGACATCAATAACCAACTGAATATTAAGTCAACTAAATGTAGCTAACTTTCAGTATCATCATACATTATTGAAACATTTTCACAGAATAATTAGTCCAGGGATTCACAAGAAGTTATTAAGCAGCAAATGTTCAATAAAATAAATCCATTTCTTGCAAATGTTATAGAAACacaaaagaaatgagttgaaatGTGAAAATGGCAAGAGTAGTTTACCTTAAGAGAGAAGTTGAGAGCAACAGAAGGGTAATATCTGAGGACACTGCTACCATTGCCCCTCCAAAGAGAAAGAACCCCTTCTTCCTTAACAGTACGTACTATGCAATCAAACATGCCCTTAAACCTCCTGTGGGGACCACTCAATATGGCTATATTGCTTTCTTGAGTCTGCAACAATAGCTTTGCTCTCTCAATTGGTGCCACAATCGTGTGCACAGCACCCCCCATCATTGCCCCTGCCATTAGATCTCGATTGAAAGTTGTCCACCAATTGGACGGCTCAGATTTTCTTGAAACGAAAACCTTCTGTTCACCCTCACCATCCTCCTCCGCCATTTTCTATTTCTTGCCTTTTCAGATTGAAAGTAAAAATTTGAATCTTTGTAAGGTTTCTTATATGGGTTTTGATTGTACCTGAGGTTTCTTGATTCAGAAAGATTAAAAACAAACTTCTGGGGTtgctttttaaaataaaaatgcaatCTTTTATATGGGGTTTCAAGATTCAGGGAAAGGGAAACAGAACTTCTGGGGTTGCTTTGATTCTCTTCCGCTTTTGTAATGTTatatttcctttctctttttataTCTGTATAACAGAATTCTAGAGCGCGGTTGATTTGGTTGATGGGGTTGTTGCCTTGTTGGATATTTAGATAGATATTTGGGTTTTTTGAGTTTAGCGTCAACCTGGCCTCCACTTCCCTTTTCTATATAGACTTGACTTTTCTTGTTACTCCGTCTTGAACCTATCCCCTTTTAGTGCGTTTAAAAATAAATACTAATActtttttaaatttagaaataatttagttTAAATTTATAATTCTACCTTTAATTAAAAATTTTTATAATCATACAAATACTATGGATcattttttgacttgtttaggactacaaattttaaaaatctttatttttttaaactccgtgcccaattAAAGATGTTCATTTGATTTTTAGTTATGCTAATAGAGTATAAAATGGTAAAACAGGTCCCACCCCAAATCTCAATACTATCCTTTCTATATGGTACAAGATAATATTAATAATATCTATTATTATCAAAGAGATTAGCAAAGAGAAAGGAGTaacataaaaatgcaaattggaGTACAGGAAATGCATAGGTACTTATCTtattttttcttctgtttttcttTCGAGAAAAGGGTAGTATATATATAAGAAATGCAAATTGGAGTATAAGACATGCAGTAGTAGTAGGTACTAatatcttcttttattttcttttttgagaaaaatgTAGAATATATATCACTTTATCTTTTTCCTCTAACAATACAGGAAAACTTTCGGTAGCAggtagtttttcttcttcttctttttctttctcaatTTTCTTAGGTTTGCTTTCTAATTACTATATTTTTAGGGTAAGGGAACTAGGGAAGTCTTCTTCTGCTCACATGCTTAAGCCTTTTGGATCAGGATAACTTCTTTTTTCCTGTCATAAATAGAGTAATATCGTATAAGTTACACTAGACAAATAGAATATTTACCTATAAAGTACCTACAACGTTATGCACTTTTTACCTCTCTTTTTTCGGAGAAGTGCACGGTTGGCCACTAATAACACATATTTATTTTTAAGCCAtcgtttaaaatatttttagtctttagccactgctttaataaatttTAACTGCCCGGATGAAAATACCCTtttgctcatgtccttaacttttgtacttaagttcaggacttcaggactacacgtccttaacttttgaacttggaactctaagttcaggacttcaagactacatgtccttaacttttgaacttggaactcaaacttcaggaccaagcgtccttaacttttgaacgtataattgtaagttaaggactgtctgtccttaacttttgaacttggaaatcaaagttaaagacctattgtccttaacttttgaacttgtaagtgtaagttaaggactgtctgtccttaacttttgaacttgtaactatacgttaaggactgcctgtctttaactttagaacttgtaactataagttaaggactgtctgtccttaactttagaacttgtaactgtaaattaaggactgtctgtccttaacttttgaacttgtgtccttaactattgaacttaactttagaacttcaggactacatttccttaacttttgaacttgaaactctaagttcaggaccatgtccttaacttttgaatttaactttaggacttcaggactacatgtccttaacacAATTATCTTTGTCCTCAACTTGTTGGCTTTTTACCATATTTTTCCTAATTATCTGTTGTTTAAGAAAATGTAAATGTCACTTCTTTTAGAAAACCAAAAGTCACGTCCTCCCACGTCTGTAATTATTATGAGTGAAACCAAACAATTCAACTCCTGAAAGcagacccaaaagaaaatgagaggCTTATAAAATTTATATGATTAATGCATTTCGTTTCTTCTGTTCAAAATTGGGTTTCATATATGAAAATAATGGAAACACTCATACGAACCCCAGAGCGCCATTGCAGAAGGAGAAGTGGAGCTGTAAGGAATGGATCTGAAAATGGCGTATTTCTGTTTGGGAAAGAAAGAGCAATACTgcattttcatattaattttaatagaccaGTGACTACTTTTGCTCAGCATTAAAAATGCCggataaaaagtaaatatcaCTTTAAAAAGTGACTACCCCACACAATTTTACTCTTTTTTCCTCCTTTTCTCTTCCATCTTCTTGGGTtgctttttgtattttttctttgttttctttttctgctaCAGAATATTTACGGGGTGGCTCTAAAGGCTACGCCAGTGAGGCCATTTCCTTAGGCCTCAGAAATTTAAAGGCCCCAAATGTATTTAATCTCTTATTATTATAAttactatatactatataatttatataaatattattttaaaaaaaagtgtTACAACatatttttttcattattttaatGAGGTTATTTTATAAATTATGATAATTTTCTCACTCATCAATTAGTATATTTAATTTTCTTCACTCTTCAATTTTAATTTTACCCTTTTAATTATTTCGGAATCAAGACATatatcatcaacaacaacataatGAATTTCTTTGACAATCTTCGTTGGAACTGCATGAACATAAAAACATTCATACACCGATTTTCTTTTAGTGTAATTCAATATATTATATTAGGTTATTTACAGTTTATTTGAGATATTCATCAATAAGTGCTACTAATAATAGGATGAATTACAATTATAGTTTAAATTGATTAGAAGGAGTAAATATTTTTGGCACTGGTAATACACAAAACTTAAGCTATTACGATATGTaagtttatttctttttcttaattgTGATAATAGCcaaatcaaaattttcactttgagTTCTGGACCTCAACATCCGATAATCCAACACTTTATTCTTTATGCTcttcccctcccccctcccccccccccctgttttttttaattttaaaaaattcgTTATTTTCTGTCTTAAATGATTAATTTATTGTTTAGAAAGCAAATTTATTATTAGTGtaaaaattttataaaataaatttaagggCCTCTCACT
This region includes:
- the LOC104239742 gene encoding probable ADP,ATP carrier protein At5g56450 codes for the protein MAEEDGEGEQKVFVSRKSEPSNWWTTFNRDLMAGAMMGGAVHTIVAPIERAKLLLQTQESNIAILSGPHRRFKGMFDCIVRTVKEEGVLSLWRGNGSSVLRYYPSVALNFSLKDLYRNILHSNFRDGHLLAGSSANFVAGSAAGCTTLIIIYPLDIAHTRLAADLGRYETRQFRGIYHFLRTIHEKDGIRGIYRGLPASLHGMIVHRGLYFGGFDTLKDKMAENSEAEVPLWKRWVVAQAVTTSAGLLSYPLDTVRRRMMMQSGLEKPMYRNTLDCWRRIYKTEGFTSFYRGALSNIFRSTGAAAVLVLYDEVKKFMNWSGL